Genomic window (Falco cherrug isolate bFalChe1 chromosome 4, bFalChe1.pri, whole genome shotgun sequence):
AACAGTAATTACTACACACTTTAGTACTTGCACAGCTGTTTGCTATTTAAGGTGTATCAGTTCTTTGCATTACACAGAACAGCTGAAGGCTCCAGGGCTGCTGATCTCACAGCCACACCTACTACAGAACTACTATGCATCTTGGCCGCCAGCTGCTACATTACAATATGCAGGAGCCCCAGTTTTAAAACCTAGAGAAGGACAATGCTAAGCTTTAATATAACACAACCAAAGCAGGCAGATTAATTTTTAGCTAGTCATCTGGCACTGGGTCAGGTACACACTAGTCAGCTGTCTCCAAttttcacagagctgctcccagcaagAATTATTCCTGCTCTATTACATgtccaaaatgaaatgtttgctCTTTCCAAGAAGTCTGAACCTCCTTCTTAAGTTTTATAATGCAGAAAAGCATCAAAGAGCTTTCTGCAAATATAAGTACTGGGTGATAAATGGGGACAATTGCAGCATTCTCTCACCCACCTCcggtttctgcttttcattaccCACTTTCTGCTGCACTGAATTCTGTGAGTGACATGGCAATCCTCTTTCAAACCCCTTTGGCTCTTTAAGGGCCGTGATGTTCAGGAAGCAGAACATGCACTGGCCACGAGAATGCTAACCCTGCCTGATGGCTGAGAGCACAGGACTGATGTACTTTAAGAGCTAAAAACTAAGAAGTGTCCTGTCAGGCAAGGCATAGAAAGACAGGTTTCAATGTCAGCCACAAGTCCTAAAGCCAATCCCAGGATGATGAACAATATCCTGTCCCTACAGGATAGAATCTCAGTccacagggagaaaaggaagaggccATCCACCTCAACACACAGGCTTACAGAGtgccaaatatttttccaagaacTGACAAGAAAGGCTTAGGCTGCAGGGTACATGCTGTCAACTCTGCCTTGTTCCTCAGTTGCAATGGGGAGATGCTGCCCTAAAGGGAATTGTATCAGCTTTCCTAGCTCCGTAACATTTAATGGCACAATTCAGACAACATGTAAtgaattacattaaaatgaGCATACAAAGTTTAAACAACATGACACAGCAGCTTTCACGAGGGACTGTCTGGCCAGATCATTAGTGTTGAGGAGCACACACAGAAGTGCTCGGAACAGCGGAGGGCCGTTCCCTGGTCTCACTGAAcatccctctccctgcccccagaaTACTCCTGCCTGCCTTTACTGCTCTGAAGCATGGTAAATGGGCTACTAGACCTGAGTGAGTGGCAAGAACTTCTGGTAATAGCTCTTCGTAACATCGATCATGAGTTCCTGGGTACATTCTGGGAGTTCCCCAGAGAAGAGCCCTGGAAGAAGAACAAGAATGTGACCATCAGTGTTCttgcaggagaaagcagaacTACGCTTAAATTCAATATTCAAAGCAGTGACTTTGATTGACAGAACAGGAAAGGGCTCGTCTCGCATTGAGCAATACAGTAGGATGGTTCCCATCGTACCCCCTGAGTTGCAGCTGGGTCCTGCAACAGCTTCCACTGTTCCCCACAAAACACCATCAGAAGATAAATGACAGAGTGTGCAATTTGTACAAGatctccagcacagccaggccaACAGGGAGCAACTAAACATCCATACACCTCATTTTAATGTAACTCCCTCCCTATTAACAGGTGAATACTGAGCAAGTGGACTTCTTGCCATTTGAACCACTGAAATAcctgcaaaaccagaaaccacATAAGGAGAAGGAGTGTTCCCTCGGCCAAAACCTAATGCCTGTTGGGTTCTACGTGCCTTAAAAAATGTGTTACTGTGTACAGGATGGCCGCAGCTGGCATTCTAGTAATACTGTTCTGTGTAAACGCGTGCCACTTACCTAACATACACTGAAGCAATGAGTTTCACAAGTTAAAATTGTTACTTTTCAGTTCACTAAGTGCCTTATACCTTTCTTTTTAGACACTAAAGGCTAACAGGCAATTTTGTCACAgcaatctcattttaaaataagaatatcCACATTATCTATACCTCTGTGCAAGAGAAGTTAAGAGGGAGCATACCTGGGCAGCCTGAGAAGACTGTGAAAGGTGGGACTACTGTTTCAGGAGGTAGTACTGTGTTGTCTAAGATTTTGCAGCAGTCTTTTAAAACGCATCTACGACCCTAAAACAGACAATAGGAAAAGTTTATACTTAAAATACTATACGTTTCTGCTTGTTACTAGTAAGTTAACCTAAACTTCAACAAGTTTAACTGCTCAAAACACACTCTGTATAAGGGATGACAGAAACATATCTTTACCCTGACTGAATGCTCTTCCCAAcagaattaactttttttcttttctgaggaaaaacatctgttTGCTCTCAATGAACACACGCACCGGCAGCTGCATATTAACACACAGCAGGGTTCAAATTTGAGCCCAAAACCCGAGTCATGCAGTAATACAGCAAGGCCTTCTCTAACTCAGCAGACAGCTACCTTGGCTATTTTGTATTATTTGCACAGTAACGCAATTCCACTTGTACTCTGTGGAAAGGCTGCCTTCCCCGGACAGTCCCATTAGCCTCAGAGACAGTACTGTTGGGATGGATTTTCCAAACAGCCGTCAGCTGAACCTGCTAtcctcagaaaagcaaacctgGAAGCACCACTTCCTGCAGAGAAGGTGGAAGGAACAGCACAGACTAAGTACATGTGCTCTAGCCAGCTGGTACAGATACCTCCCTGTTGTTGTTACAAAGCCTCAACAGTACTCAAGAGtttaaagaaaagactgagaaaCAGCACTTACAATGACACAGTTCTTGCCTATGTGGACATAGGAGCCAATTTGGGCTGCATTGACAACACAGTCCTCTTCTATGAAGACATGATCACCAAtgtggagagggaaaaaagccacCCTGTGACAGGAGAGTTATTTGTTCAGGTGTACAACAGACAGACTGAGCCATGACACTGTTAGACTCAAAATCCCACTGTGGAGTCGCTGATCTGCAGCTGGACTACCCGAGGTGGATTTGATGCTAAGGAAGACGGAACAGTAACTGGGCTTTCTCATCTCTTTCTACAGGATGGCCCAAATGAGCAACAGGAAGACGTTGTGAATAAACCAGGAACAAGTGAAACAGTTCTTCATTTTGCCACTTCAATATATCCCAGCCTTCCCACATTACAGGCTGAAGGGATCACTAACCCTCAAAGCAAAGTTGAAAGTTTGAGAAAAAGGCAGGTTTAGAGGGATGTATTGCTGCAAATTGCTACACAGCCCCCTGAATACAGATTGTAGCCAAgccaatgtatttttttacGCATACAGATTTTAACTTTAATCTCCCTACAGGAAGGGGGCTTCTTACCCTTTACTAAACTTCTTGAAGGGTGGCCTAATGACACTGCGGCTTTTCACCACGCAGTGTCGTCCAACCCGTACGTTTGCCAGGTCACCGCGGATGATGCAGTCATTCATAACTATtgtctggagaagaaaagagaaacgAGCTGCAATTTCTACCCATACTGCCAGTTATTATACAGACTCGTGCAGAGGTCAGGCCACTCCACCAAAATTACGTTACCTTACAGATGAGTTTTTCAGTCAAAAGAGAGAACAATACAAATACACAGGAGCCTGGAACCACCAGTTGTGCTCCCGTCATGCCAGTTAGCTGCACAAAGTGAGCCAATACACGAAGCGAGGCTTaagcacaaacagaaatatgttGTTCCATAGATAAAAGCATCATGATCTGCTCATGGGCAGAGGAAGCTCCGTGTTCTCCGAGAGCAGAGCTTCGGCATGATGGGGCCAATagcagctggcagcagacaGCAGAGCAGCGCGGGTTCTGCTGCAGTGGTGAGAGGGACCCCGCGGCTTGACCACactcccctcccacccagccgggctgctgggctgagagAGGCACCAGGCCGCGGGGATAccacagccccctccctgtCGCCTACCTTGCCGTTGAGAACGATGTTCTGGCTGCCGCACAGCACCGACTGCCGGCTCACCTTATTGCCGGACGCCTGTGGGGAGAAAGGGCGGGTCACTGCGGCGGCTCGGAGCCTGCGGCCGCCTCCCCTCGCCCGGGCCCCGACGCCTCGCTCTGCCTCCCCCGGGCCCCGACGCCTCGCCCTGCCTTCCCCGGGCCCCGACGCCGCTGCAACAGCCCAGCGAACCCGGATCGGCCGCCGCGCACCGTCTCGATGTACTCGGACTTGTTGTAAAGCATCTCGCTCAGCTCCATCACGGCTCCACTTCCGCACAGACACGCCCGACTTCCGGTACGTCACTTCCTCCCGCCAGGCAGCGCTTCTGCTGCGGGCGTGGCCTATGGCGGCCCGGTTGCTATGGGCAcgcagcgcccgccgcccgcgggaGGCCGCCATGGAGGGGCCGGCGGTGGCCGGGGGCGCCCTCAGCGCCGCCGAGAAGGAGAAGGTGCGGGGTCGGGGGCGCCGAGctgggcccggcccggggcgggcgggcgggcgcggtggTGCTAACCCGGTGCCTTGTGTCTTGCAGCTGCGGGAGAAGCTGGCGCTGCTGAGGCGGGAGTACAGCGAGACCGTCCGCCGGCTGCGGGTGAGCGGCGGGGCTCGGGCCGGCCGGGGGCGGTGGCGGGGGCCGGGAGGCCGGTCCCAGCCCCCTGCCGGTGTTGTGTCCGCAGCGGGCGCGGCGAGCCGAGCGAGCCAGGAGTGGCGGCCGGGGCGCGGAGGAGGAAGGAGGCCGGCGGGAGCGGAGCCCTGCAGGTAGGAACCGGCGGGCGGCCtccgggccggggcggggcggcgggagcggccgcAGGGCCCCGTGGCTGCCGTGTGCTGCCCCTCGGTCTaccggggcggcgggggcggagggccagccctgcccacccGCTCCCGCCCTTCTCTGCTGACTGCCTGGATGCTGGCGCTATGTCCCCGCACCCACGTGCGGCCTTGTACCCGCGGGCGGCCTTCCGGGGCCTGCTAAACCGACCTACGGTAACACCTCcgctccttccctcctcagcaggTCTGCATGCTCTCTGATCCTGACTAAAATGCTCGTCTTCCACTCTTAACAAAGTCTCCTTAGTTTTACTATACGATGTTTTTCTTGGGTGGGACTTTGCTGGGAGTACTTCACACAtctgacattttttcttcacaggTTCTAGAGATAAGGTATCTCCTAGTGCTGACGAACATGAAACCCCCCAGTTACAGACTAATGCCTGCTTTGATCTTgtcacagaggagaaaacatcTGTCACATCTAAACATGTTCCAGAGTTCTCCAACAATGAGGTTAGCCAGCAGGACAGCTTGCAGGCAGAAAGCATACGGGCTAGCCAGGAAAACCTGTGTTGTGGAATCATTAGGACTGCccctgaggagaaaaaaacccaaacctccaGACACTTGATGAAGCTGAGGAGACGGACGAAGGCTCCGGTATCAGAGGAAAGGGAATCGGTGCGTGACGTGCATCTCAGCAATGCtgatgaaacagcaaaaaatcaaATTGCCAGTCCAGAGGAGCTCCGGTCACCTGTCTTCAGGCGAAGCAGTCTCTCAAACACTGAGGAAAACGATCAAAGAGCATCCAGGCcagcacagggagaagaaagcagTTTCACTCCTCCCAATGCAGTGTTTGGAGTTGTACAAGACATGCTTGAAGACGGTGTCCCTCCAGGAGAACCTGAGCTGTTCCCTTGTGCACTGAGGGACAGCAGCAATGTCTGGCAGCCTGAGTCCCTGTGTGCTGTGGCCACATCTGACAACCATGAGCCTGCACGGCTATGTTCAGAGAACAGTGACTCTTTTTCACTTGACACTAGTGGTGATGGAGGAAAAGAATCCTCCAGTATAATGAAACAAACGGACAGTGCAAGTATGTGTGAAGACCAGGGAGAATTACATAGGCTCTTGGATTTAATGTCAGAAAATGAAGtattgcctgctgatggaaatAATAGTATAACTAATGACAGCAAAAGCTGTGAAGGAAATCAAAGTCATGCAAATAGTTTAAATCCCTTTCCTACAGATCTTACTCTGAGCAATGTTGAAGAATTGTTGGAGAATCAACAGGTTGAAATTCAGTCAAGACTTTCTCATCTAGAAAAGGTGACAGCTCCTGAAAGTGCACTGAACTCGTGCACAGTGGTTGAAGGGCTTCTCTTTCCGGTTGAATACTATGTCAGGACAACTCGACGCATGTCTAATTGCCAGAGGAAAGTGGACCTTGATGCTGTAATTCTCAGCCAGCTGGGCAGAAGCAAGAAGGGTCAGCGAAGGAAGTGCAAGCAGAAAGATGCAAATTCCGGTCAGTCCTCccaagaaagagctgaaaaTCATTTGGAGTCGGGGATCATGCTGTTCCCTTTTCTTGGTGCAGAAAATGATTCAGCAAATTCAAGTAGTCCTCAGAAATCTCTTCCTGCGTCCAGTGGTAGCAGCACTTCACTTGGATCAATTTCTCAAAGCAGTATCACCAGCACAAAGCAAGATCAGAGAcaaacacagaggaaagaaaaagagaaaaagggaagaagaaagtcTACCTGCAAACCCCTTGTCCATCACGTGTCACAGGAACTTACAGAGAGTTTGGATCTTGTAACAACGAAGGAAGGTTGTCTGCTATCAAATGAGTGTCAGAGTGAAAACATAAACTCTGATGCTAATCTTGAAAAATCGTCAGACGAGGGAAGGttgtctgctgctgcagctctggcgTTGGGAGAGCCAGAAGCGAGTGCTGCTATACAGCCAACGAGTGCCGATCCTCCTCCTGCAGGAAGCCAAGTGCTTGGCAAATGCCGTAAGGCTCTGTTGGAACAGGTTCAAAATCCGCTTCAGAACAGTGATTCTCTGAACCCAGGGATTGAAACGTTTGCCAGCCGTATAGGAGATGTGGAAGTCAATTTAACTGTGTGTCAGGCTGACAGACAGGCACTGGAGCATGTTAAGAATCCGCACATGCAAGGAGCCTGCAAGGCTGAGCAGCTCCTAGCGATTAATGTCCCTCCGTGCCGCTGCCTGCGTTCCTCTGCCGGACAGAGCACCAGTCAAGTCTCAAAAGGTACTTCATGAAATGTAAACACGCCCTAAAACTACAGCCTGAGAGTGAGGCAGGGAAACATCCTGGTGAACACATGCACTGCTGTTCACACCCTGCCATATTTCAGGAAAATCTGATACGGGTtaactattactttttttaagtaagagatattttttttttttaaacttagttCATTGTGGTGCCCATGTGCCTTGAACAATTCCAAAACTTCTGCTTCAGCACAGTGAGGGGGGGTGAACAGAAGTGCACgggtgaggagcagggctgagaaCTTTTTAAGCTGTTGGAGCAAATGTTGTGCACAGTGGACCCAATTTTCCAGCAAATGGATGCAAACCTGTTTCTCCAACTAAGTCTGCAtattaatgactttttttttcagtgctgacaAGCGTGAAACCCAAAGAGTAGCATTGCAGTCTGAGGGTCTGTGAATGTTGTGGACAGAGAAAGTGCTgggagaaaaccaaacaaaacagactAAAGACTCAGTCAGTTCTGACACTCTGGCAATGGTATTTTAGCTGAAGGCTTGATGCAGAGCAATTGCAGAGTGTAATGTCTTTACAGGAAagtgtttggttggtttttttttgtaatagagTGAAACTGTATGAGACATTCTGAAAAGTCTAGTTGCTGATTATTTTATGATGTGATGTTCTCTCTTGTACTCTTGTGTTTGTCTAGATGCGAACAAAAGAGGACGTAGGTATCCAACAGGTTCTGAGAGTCCTGCTTCTCTTGGCTTGCCTGCTACAGACTCCGACACTTGCGgctctctcttctccttccgCAGTCTCCAGTGGCTGGCCCCTCAGCTGGGTGTCAGAGACTTTGACTTACCAGATGAGGAATTTGGGCTACTAAAACTTGAGAAATTAGAATCTTCCCCTATGAACGACTTGGAAGTTTTTGTTCCTAGTGTGTTTGGAGATGGTGTGGCTTCAGAGGACACACAAGATGCACAGACGAATCCAGAAGGAAAATGTCTcaaaagtaatttgattttGACATTCAAAAATGGATTGCCCGAGTTACCTCACATAGAAAGGCCAGATTCTAAGAAGGCTATTTCCACCCATGAATTGTTACTTACTCCCATGGGGGCTGTCCTAGCTG
Coding sequences:
- the PALB2 gene encoding partner and localizer of BRCA2; this translates as MAARLLWARSARRPREAAMEGPAVAGGALSAAEKEKLREKLALLRREYSETVRRLRRARRAERARSGGRGAEEEGGRRERSPAGSRDKVSPSADEHETPQLQTNACFDLVTEEKTSVTSKHVPEFSNNEVSQQDSLQAESIRASQENLCCGIIRTAPEEKKTQTSRHLMKLRRRTKAPVSEERESVRDVHLSNADETAKNQIASPEELRSPVFRRSSLSNTEENDQRASRPAQGEESSFTPPNAVFGVVQDMLEDGVPPGEPELFPCALRDSSNVWQPESLCAVATSDNHEPARLCSENSDSFSLDTSGDGGKESSSIMKQTDSASMCEDQGELHRLLDLMSENEVLPADGNNSITNDSKSCEGNQSHANSLNPFPTDLTLSNVEELLENQQVEIQSRLSHLEKVTAPESALNSCTVVEGLLFPVEYYVRTTRRMSNCQRKVDLDAVILSQLGRSKKGQRRKCKQKDANSGQSSQERAENHLESGIMLFPFLGAENDSANSSSPQKSLPASSGSSTSLGSISQSSITSTKQDQRQTQRKEKEKKGRRKSTCKPLVHHVSQELTESLDLVTTKEGCLLSNECQSENINSDANLEKSSDEGRLSAAAALALGEPEASAAIQPTSADPPPAGSQVLGKCRKALLEQVQNPLQNSDSLNPGIETFASRIGDVEVNLTVCQADRQALEHVKNPHMQGACKAEQLLAINVPPCRCLRSSAGQSTSQVSKDANKRGRRYPTGSESPASLGLPATDSDTCGSLFSFRSLQWLAPQLGVRDFDLPDEEFGLLKLEKLESSPMNDLEVFVPSVFGDGVASEDTQDAQTNPEGKCLKSNLILTFKNGLPELPHIERPDSKKAISTHELLLTPMGAVLAGAPTQPESQISSSVFPVVGATPAVLPPVLDKVFPSAPSVPPSQTSLHSSKGAPAQVVDDGECKDSAVPLHLHSCGAGSARKEEEGTAFPLEAERGAGNKSDDAVTLEKHQQSESKEQRTSEQKVDVAVQLTPLLLDGLTEENLQLVSKLKDSSTSCAVDVSTVWWEAAGCRELCVVTACESSVSLWKPLASDRWGKVYTWQLREIPVIQLVPLPDTCNLVCIALGDLEIGEIRLLLYSSENDSFKQSLVKTGNIKAVLGLKDRRLVSSSRTLQEQQVEIVSLSETGRSKDGQTLMPPEESVLAFAEVEGMRDALVGTTAVNSIVVWNLKTGQLLKKMHVGYSYPASICHRVYSDSGLLFVVLSHPHAKESESCGNPAFRVIAFNPKTSRSTGVMFSSLPPGHTGRYLEGDVNGASAAAVLTSGAIAVWDLLLGQCTALLPPDPAGSWALARWATAGACLLAGQWDGTVCLYRYRQPQTGAA
- the DCTN5 gene encoding dynactin subunit 5; translation: MELSEMLYNKSEYIETASGNKVSRQSVLCGSQNIVLNGKTIVMNDCIIRGDLANVRVGRHCVVKSRSVIRPPFKKFSKGVAFFPLHIGDHVFIEEDCVVNAAQIGSYVHIGKNCVIGRRCVLKDCCKILDNTVLPPETVVPPFTVFSGCPGLFSGELPECTQELMIDVTKSYYQKFLPLTQVASARV